The following proteins are co-located in the Spirosoma montaniterrae genome:
- a CDS encoding TonB-dependent receptor — protein sequence MRKISTYSSLLTAMLCLLSLATFAQTRIAGKVTDEAKRDELAGISIAVKGKVAGTITDTKGRFSLTTNTPTPFTIAVSGVGFQTQEFTITGNRTDFDITLKEQVMLGQEVVVSASRVEESVLQSPVSVEKMDIRAIQSTPSATFYDALQNIKGVDMSTQSLTFRSVNVRGFGANGNTRVVQLADGMDNQAPGLNFSVGNLAGISELDLESVELLPGAASALYGPNAINGLLLLNSKSPFLYQGLSAQAKVGVMNASNRTTATTPYYDMAFRYAKAFNNKFAFKVNVSYLKANDWQATDYRDQSFANGFNLQTGTRQTNQGYDGINVYGDASANIYTSLFGNGQPGTGANGTSQILGLIATTQIPQAGNRTLPQLTGQTPQQIFNSLIPNQLISRTGYNENELVDYNVNNLKLSGALHYRLNENLELIGQVNAGTGTTVYTGADRYYIKGFYLGQYKLELKGSNFFVRAYTTQERSGDAYATGTLGQGINEAWKPSASAWFPQFFGTYAQTAFQGYAGALLTALGSGQSQAAAVAAAQSFVNSQQGVWLSTARGLADQGRLVPGTPGFQQAFDAVSTRPLPGNFAVNPPQVGARFLDKTNLYHAEFMYNFNKLIDPKLVEVIVGGNFRQYALNSGGTLFLQKEDGSEYSISEYGGYVQAQKTVADILKLTGSIRYDKNQNFKAQISPRLSAVLTLDKTHNIRASFQRGFRIPTTQSQYIDLNTPSARLIGGLPVFAQKYNFAGNPVYTLASVRAFGAALQQGTPLPQATQLLQQFQNPGYDPERVETYEVGYKGLIKNRLFIDAYYYYNRFLNFEGGSQVIQGINPVNLSNPVTALQLLSGTTRTVYSLPTNAPVQLRNAGWAISADYQLPGNFAIGGNVSSNYLVQQDKIPADFVTFFNTPKYRYNLSFGNRNIRGSNFGFNIVWRYQDSFLWETTIANTEATNRKQTIIPAYSTLDAQVTKKLPGIKSIIKVGGTNLLGNLYQQSWANPLIGSMYYVSLTFDELLN from the coding sequence ATGCGTAAAATCAGTACTTATTCATCACTGCTAACGGCCATGCTTTGCTTGTTGAGTTTGGCGACGTTCGCTCAGACCCGTATTGCCGGTAAAGTTACCGACGAAGCTAAACGCGACGAACTGGCGGGTATCAGCATTGCCGTAAAAGGGAAAGTTGCCGGCACAATTACCGACACCAAAGGCCGGTTTTCTCTAACGACCAATACGCCCACGCCATTTACCATTGCGGTGTCGGGGGTGGGTTTTCAAACGCAGGAATTCACCATTACCGGCAACCGTACCGATTTCGACATTACGCTGAAAGAGCAGGTGATGTTGGGGCAGGAGGTCGTTGTATCGGCGTCACGCGTTGAAGAGAGCGTACTCCAGTCGCCCGTATCAGTTGAGAAAATGGACATTCGGGCCATTCAATCAACGCCATCGGCTACGTTCTACGACGCCCTGCAAAACATCAAAGGCGTCGACATGAGCACCCAAAGCCTCACGTTCCGGTCGGTTAACGTGCGCGGATTTGGAGCCAATGGCAATACGCGGGTAGTGCAGCTTGCCGATGGCATGGACAATCAGGCACCGGGGCTGAATTTCTCGGTAGGCAATCTGGCCGGCATTTCGGAACTTGATCTCGAAAGTGTTGAATTGCTGCCTGGTGCAGCGTCGGCCCTATACGGCCCTAATGCAATAAATGGCTTGCTGTTGCTGAATTCAAAAAGCCCGTTTCTGTATCAGGGCCTGAGCGCCCAGGCGAAAGTAGGCGTCATGAACGCCAGCAACCGAACCACGGCCACAACGCCGTATTATGACATGGCATTCCGCTATGCGAAAGCGTTCAACAACAAATTCGCTTTTAAAGTCAACGTATCGTATTTAAAAGCCAACGACTGGCAGGCTACCGACTACCGCGATCAGAGCTTTGCCAATGGCTTCAACCTACAAACCGGTACGCGCCAGACCAATCAGGGCTATGACGGCATCAATGTTTATGGCGACGCCAGCGCGAACATTTACACCAGCCTGTTTGGTAATGGTCAGCCTGGCACAGGTGCCAATGGTACGTCGCAGATTCTTGGCCTGATTGCCACCACGCAGATTCCGCAGGCAGGCAACCGAACACTGCCTCAACTGACGGGCCAGACACCACAGCAGATTTTCAACAGCCTTATTCCAAACCAGTTGATTTCACGGACGGGCTATAATGAAAATGAGCTGGTCGACTATAATGTCAATAACCTGAAGTTGAGTGGTGCTCTTCATTACCGCCTAAACGAAAACCTCGAACTGATTGGGCAGGTCAACGCTGGTACCGGAACCACTGTGTATACAGGTGCCGACCGCTATTATATCAAAGGTTTTTACTTGGGGCAGTACAAACTCGAACTGAAAGGTTCAAATTTCTTTGTGCGTGCTTATACCACACAGGAGCGTTCGGGCGATGCCTATGCAACCGGAACGCTTGGTCAGGGTATCAACGAAGCTTGGAAACCCAGTGCATCAGCATGGTTTCCGCAATTTTTCGGCACCTATGCCCAAACAGCATTTCAGGGCTATGCAGGTGCTTTGCTAACGGCACTCGGTTCGGGGCAATCTCAGGCAGCCGCTGTTGCAGCCGCTCAGAGTTTTGTTAATAGCCAACAGGGCGTTTGGTTAAGTACTGCGCGGGGATTAGCCGACCAGGGTAGGCTTGTACCGGGAACGCCCGGCTTCCAGCAAGCGTTCGATGCCGTTTCTACCCGCCCGCTACCCGGCAACTTTGCCGTAAATCCGCCCCAGGTTGGTGCCAGGTTCTTAGATAAAACGAATCTGTATCATGCCGAATTTATGTATAACTTCAACAAACTGATCGATCCAAAGTTGGTTGAAGTGATTGTAGGCGGTAATTTCCGGCAGTATGCGCTGAACTCCGGTGGTACGCTTTTCCTGCAAAAAGAAGACGGCAGCGAATACTCGATCAGCGAATATGGTGGATACGTACAGGCTCAGAAAACCGTTGCCGACATACTGAAGCTGACTGGCTCGATTCGCTACGATAAAAACCAGAATTTTAAAGCACAGATCAGCCCGCGTCTGTCGGCAGTACTAACGCTCGACAAAACGCACAACATCCGGGCGTCGTTTCAGCGCGGGTTCCGTATCCCAACTACGCAATCACAGTATATTGACCTGAACACACCGAGCGCACGGCTGATTGGTGGCTTGCCCGTATTCGCTCAGAAATACAATTTTGCGGGTAATCCGGTATATACGCTGGCATCGGTGCGTGCGTTTGGCGCAGCGTTGCAACAGGGAACCCCCTTACCGCAGGCGACACAGTTGCTCCAGCAGTTTCAGAATCCCGGTTACGACCCGGAGCGGGTAGAAACGTATGAGGTAGGTTATAAAGGCTTGATTAAAAACAGGCTGTTTATCGATGCGTACTACTACTACAACCGCTTCCTGAATTTTGAAGGTGGCTCGCAGGTTATTCAGGGCATTAATCCGGTGAACCTGTCGAACCCGGTAACAGCCCTGCAACTCTTGAGCGGTACCACGCGCACCGTGTATAGCCTGCCCACCAACGCACCCGTGCAGTTACGTAATGCAGGCTGGGCTATTAGTGCCGATTACCAACTGCCGGGTAACTTTGCTATTGGCGGTAACGTATCCTCGAACTATCTCGTACAACAGGACAAAATTCCGGCTGATTTCGTAACGTTCTTCAATACGCCGAAGTATCGCTACAATCTGTCGTTCGGAAATCGGAATATTCGTGGTAGCAACTTCGGCTTCAATATTGTGTGGCGTTATCAGGATTCGTTCTTGTGGGAAACAACCATTGCAAACACCGAGGCTACAAACCGCAAACAAACCATTATTCCGGCCTATAGTACGCTCGATGCACAGGTAACGAAGAAATTGCCGGGTATCAAATCAATCATAAAAGTGGGTGGCACCAACCTGCTGGGTAACTTGTACCAGCAGTCTTGGGCCAACCCACTTATTGGCTCAATGTACTACGTAAGCCTAACGTTCGATGAGTTACTGAATTAA
- a CDS encoding APC family permease yields the protein MVNSTSPDFSANTEATASQLPRRLNLLQGTALNMIDMVGIGPFVVLPFVIKTMGGPLFLWAWVLGAVVALIDAFVWAELGAAFPQAGGSYNFLKIAYGERRWGRLLSFLYVWQTLIQAPLVVASGAIGFAQYSSYLVPLTDWQLKLVSGAVVLLIIGLLYRKIDSIGKIGLVMWSAVLLTLGLIIVGGLSNIRIPVGQTLSAMTDLSGGLLAAGLGQASVKTIYCYLGYYNVCHLGGEMKRPERTIPASMFISIAGIAILYLLMNLSVVSVVPWQQAQHSEFIVSTFVETLYGPGAARIATVLVLVVAFSSLFAVLLGYSRVPYAAAVDGQFFRVFARLHPTRQFPYVSLLFLGGLGFVFSLLFRLSDVITAILAMRIMIQFVGQAVGLLLLHHRRKRSEFPFRMPLFPLPVLLAIGVWLWIFYATGWPFMRSGLVVTGLGVVAFLVSARLQKQWPG from the coding sequence TTGGTAAATTCTACGTCTCCTGATTTTTCGGCAAATACTGAAGCTACAGCCTCCCAACTGCCCCGTCGGTTAAATTTATTGCAGGGAACGGCCCTGAACATGATCGACATGGTGGGTATTGGGCCATTTGTGGTACTGCCCTTCGTTATTAAAACAATGGGTGGTCCACTGTTTTTATGGGCCTGGGTGCTGGGGGCCGTAGTTGCACTAATCGATGCATTTGTGTGGGCCGAATTGGGAGCTGCTTTTCCGCAGGCAGGAGGTAGCTATAATTTCCTCAAAATCGCGTATGGCGAACGGCGTTGGGGGCGGCTGCTGTCATTTCTCTATGTCTGGCAAACGCTCATTCAGGCTCCGCTCGTGGTGGCGTCGGGGGCAATTGGCTTCGCTCAGTACAGTTCATACCTTGTACCGCTGACCGATTGGCAGCTAAAACTTGTTTCGGGGGCGGTTGTGCTGCTGATAATTGGCCTGTTGTATCGAAAAATTGATTCGATTGGCAAAATCGGCTTAGTGATGTGGAGTGCGGTGCTACTAACCCTCGGTCTCATTATCGTAGGTGGTTTGAGCAACATCCGAATTCCCGTTGGGCAAACGCTTTCGGCAATGACCGATCTGAGCGGGGGTTTGCTGGCCGCTGGGCTGGGGCAGGCGTCGGTCAAAACAATCTACTGTTACTTAGGCTATTACAATGTTTGCCATTTAGGGGGCGAAATGAAACGGCCCGAACGAACTATTCCGGCGAGTATGTTTATTTCGATTGCCGGCATAGCCATTCTCTACTTACTGATGAATCTGAGCGTGGTGAGCGTGGTGCCGTGGCAACAGGCACAACATAGCGAGTTCATTGTCAGCACGTTTGTCGAGACGCTATACGGTCCTGGTGCGGCTCGAATCGCTACCGTTTTAGTGCTGGTCGTTGCGTTTTCGTCGCTGTTTGCGGTCTTGCTGGGCTACTCGCGGGTGCCGTATGCCGCTGCTGTCGATGGGCAGTTTTTTCGCGTGTTTGCCCGGCTGCACCCAACCCGGCAGTTTCCGTATGTGTCGCTGCTCTTTTTGGGTGGTCTGGGGTTTGTATTCAGCCTATTGTTTCGGCTGAGCGACGTTATCACGGCCATTCTGGCAATGCGGATTATGATTCAGTTTGTAGGGCAGGCTGTGGGCTTGTTGTTGCTCCATCATCGACGCAAACGGTCGGAGTTTCCGTTCCGTATGCCGCTGTTTCCACTGCCCGTTTTGCTGGCTATCGGCGTTTGGCTATGGATTTTTTATGCTACTGGCTGGCCGTTTATGCGGTCGGGTCTGGTCGTAACCGGGTTGGGCGTTGTTGCTTTTTTAGTGTCGGCGCGCTTGCAAAAGCAGTGGCCCGGGTAA
- a CDS encoding FAD-binding and (Fe-S)-binding domain-containing protein, whose amino-acid sequence MTTNDLSLLAVQLKGKLHTDSTHRTLYATDASAYREMPAAVAIPETVDDLKVLISFARQYKTSLIPRTAGTSLAGQVVGSGIVVDVSKHFTKILEINPDERWVRVQPGVVRDELNQFLRPYGLYFGPETSTANRAMIGGMVGNNSCGSNSVVYRDTRNHTLSVKALLADGTEAEFGPMSGWDFTKKVAEASRRNGSATLVDKIVLKTNEILANPANQEEIRRNFPKRTIERRNTGYALDEVLEMEPFTPTGQPFNLAKFIAGSEGTLCFLTEIKLNVVPLPPKENGLVCVHCRSIDEALRATLIALNYSPYAVELIDDIILECANENAEQRKNSFFVQKTPDDRFPIILVVDLSRDTRAEIEQLAAQMEAEMRAVGMGYHFPLLFGDDTKKIWTLRKAGLGLLGNLPGDEKAVAVIEDTAVDVRDLPDYIREFNEILRKHNMTSVHYAHAGSGELHLRPIINLKTAEGHRQYRLIAEEIATLVKKYDGSLSGEHGDGRLRGEFIPQMVGPHNYELMRQIKHTWDPEGIFNPGKIVETPPMDTFLRYEAGQQTPDVKTYFRYENQTVLQHAEQCNGSGDCRKTQLSGGTMCPSYMATRNEKDTTRARANILREMLTHSPKDNRFDHEEIKEVYDLCLSCKGCKNECPSNVDVAKLKAEFLQHYYDANGVPLRSRLIANFTRLVGLASYVPWAWNGILGTPALRRIANRIVGFHPDRTMPLLGKTTVKSWFKGQKSTAKVSAGQKNQTPSLFLFCDEFTDYNDVLVGQKAIQLFERLGYAVVIPEHGESGRAALSKGMLKYAKTLADRNVLALKDILSEETPLVGLEPSAILTFRDEYPDLVSAELVDDAKRIAQYTLTFEEFVARELDAGRIRPEQFTEEKRVIKLHGHCQQKAVSSLVPGKKALSLPKNYTVQLIPSGCCGMAGSFGYEAEHYDVSMKIGELVLFPTVREQPADVLIAAPGTSCRHQIHDGTGRTAQHPAEILFDALV is encoded by the coding sequence ATGACCACAAATGATCTGAGTTTATTAGCTGTCCAACTGAAAGGAAAACTACACACCGATTCTACTCATCGAACACTTTATGCTACCGATGCCTCGGCTTATCGTGAGATGCCCGCAGCCGTTGCCATACCAGAAACAGTCGATGATTTGAAAGTGCTGATTTCGTTTGCCCGGCAGTATAAAACATCGCTTATTCCGCGTACCGCCGGTACGTCGCTGGCAGGTCAGGTGGTTGGTAGTGGCATCGTTGTCGATGTATCGAAGCACTTCACGAAGATTCTGGAAATCAACCCCGACGAACGCTGGGTGCGTGTGCAGCCGGGTGTTGTGCGCGATGAACTCAATCAATTTTTACGACCCTATGGCCTGTATTTCGGGCCGGAAACCAGCACGGCCAATCGGGCCATGATTGGCGGCATGGTAGGCAATAACTCCTGCGGCTCCAACTCGGTAGTATACCGCGACACGCGCAACCATACGCTGTCGGTGAAAGCGTTGCTGGCCGATGGCACCGAAGCAGAATTTGGCCCCATGAGTGGCTGGGATTTCACTAAAAAAGTTGCCGAGGCCAGCCGTAGAAATGGCTCTGCCACATTGGTTGATAAAATTGTGTTGAAAACCAATGAGATACTGGCAAACCCAGCTAATCAGGAAGAAATCCGGCGCAACTTCCCGAAACGAACCATTGAACGGCGCAACACGGGCTATGCACTCGATGAAGTACTTGAAATGGAGCCGTTTACGCCTACTGGGCAGCCGTTCAATTTGGCTAAGTTTATTGCCGGGTCAGAAGGTACGCTTTGTTTCTTGACTGAAATCAAGCTGAACGTGGTGCCGTTGCCGCCGAAAGAAAACGGTCTGGTGTGCGTGCACTGCCGCTCGATTGACGAAGCGTTGCGGGCCACGCTCATTGCGCTGAACTACAGCCCCTATGCCGTAGAACTCATCGACGATATTATTCTGGAATGTGCGAACGAAAACGCCGAGCAGCGCAAAAACAGCTTTTTCGTTCAGAAAACCCCCGACGACCGTTTTCCGATTATTCTCGTAGTCGATCTATCGCGCGATACCCGCGCTGAAATTGAGCAGTTGGCTGCGCAAATGGAAGCTGAGATGCGTGCCGTTGGCATGGGCTACCACTTCCCGCTGCTCTTTGGCGACGATACGAAGAAAATCTGGACCCTGCGCAAAGCTGGGCTGGGCCTGTTGGGCAATCTTCCCGGCGATGAAAAAGCCGTGGCCGTGATTGAAGACACCGCTGTTGATGTCCGCGACCTGCCCGATTACATCCGCGAGTTCAACGAGATTCTGCGGAAACACAACATGACGTCGGTACACTATGCTCATGCCGGTTCAGGCGAGTTGCACCTGCGGCCAATTATTAACCTGAAAACCGCCGAAGGCCACCGACAATACCGGTTGATAGCCGAAGAAATTGCTACGCTCGTTAAAAAATACGACGGCTCGCTGTCGGGCGAACACGGCGACGGGCGGCTGCGGGGCGAGTTTATTCCGCAGATGGTGGGGCCGCATAACTACGAGCTGATGCGCCAAATTAAGCACACATGGGACCCGGAAGGCATTTTTAATCCCGGCAAAATTGTGGAAACACCGCCGATGGATACGTTTCTGCGCTACGAGGCCGGGCAGCAAACGCCTGATGTCAAAACGTATTTCCGGTACGAAAACCAAACCGTGCTGCAACACGCCGAGCAATGCAACGGATCGGGCGATTGCCGGAAAACGCAGCTTTCGGGCGGAACGATGTGCCCCAGCTATATGGCTACCCGCAACGAAAAAGACACTACGCGGGCGCGGGCCAACATCCTGCGCGAGATGCTGACCCACTCACCCAAAGACAACCGTTTCGATCACGAGGAGATTAAAGAGGTTTACGACCTGTGTTTGTCCTGCAAGGGGTGTAAAAACGAGTGTCCGTCAAATGTTGACGTAGCAAAGCTGAAAGCTGAGTTTCTGCAACACTATTACGATGCTAACGGTGTTCCGTTGCGGTCGCGGCTGATTGCCAACTTTACGCGGCTGGTGGGGCTGGCGAGTTACGTACCCTGGGCCTGGAATGGCATATTGGGAACGCCCGCGCTCCGGCGTATCGCCAACCGCATCGTTGGTTTCCACCCCGACCGGACGATGCCGCTGCTGGGAAAGACGACGGTGAAAAGTTGGTTCAAGGGACAAAAATCAACGGCTAAGGTTTCCGCAGGACAAAAAAACCAAACGCCTTCGCTATTTCTATTCTGCGACGAATTTACCGACTACAACGACGTATTGGTTGGGCAGAAAGCCATTCAGTTATTTGAGCGATTAGGCTATGCGGTAGTTATTCCCGAACACGGCGAAAGCGGTCGGGCGGCCTTATCGAAAGGAATGCTGAAGTACGCCAAAACGCTGGCCGACCGGAACGTGCTGGCATTGAAAGACATACTGAGCGAAGAAACGCCCTTAGTCGGCTTGGAACCGTCGGCTATTCTGACCTTTCGCGACGAATATCCTGACCTGGTTAGTGCCGAACTCGTTGACGATGCCAAACGTATTGCTCAGTATACACTAACCTTTGAAGAATTTGTTGCCCGTGAACTTGATGCGGGCCGTATCCGACCGGAGCAGTTTACCGAAGAAAAACGGGTAATCAAGCTACACGGGCATTGCCAGCAGAAGGCTGTTTCATCGCTGGTGCCGGGCAAGAAAGCCTTATCGTTGCCGAAAAATTATACGGTACAGTTGATTCCATCGGGGTGTTGCGGCATGGCGGGCTCGTTTGGTTATGAAGCCGAGCACTACGACGTGTCAATGAAAATTGGCGAACTGGTGCTGTTTCCAACCGTTCGGGAGCAGCCTGCCGACGTGTTGATTGCTGCCCCTGGCACCAGTTGCCGCCACCAGATTCACGACGGCACAGGTCGAACCGCTCAACACCCGGCAGAGATTTTATTTGATGCGTTAGTGTAA
- a CDS encoding SusC/RagA family TonB-linked outer membrane protein, translating to MMDKSYSQNRTVGCVGQVEATQLQSSSRKTLFSFLTMLVMVLLLGSQNAWAQGRTVTGTVTDPTGSGLPGVSVQIKGTQRGTNTDADGKYSLANVPDNATLVLSFIGYTTQEVAVGNRSTLDVKLADDTKALEEVVVVGYGTSKKKDLTGSVAQVSSKDFNPGINPNPLQAIQGKVAGLVITTPSGDPNSQPTVRLRGYTSLGGGSEPLYVVDGMIGVPISQVNPNDIETMDVLKDASAAAIYGSRAANGVIIVTTKRGKAGQTQVSFNNYVGIETIARRLDLLDGPGYVAAVTQIQGAAALNDGLRFPKDANGNYYNTNWIDQITRTAVTNNHNLAVSGGSQNFSYRGSLDYIKQDGIVKNTGFNRIIGRMNLDQKALDNRLNVQYNLQFTQTNQKFADNNIVRRAAQFLPTLPVSYPTSSTQNIGGYAEVPGAFDLFNPVAGLEKAINNGVRNTAIVGANLRYDILDGLAFGVNAQLQNDQTNNNYATDPSVKFYQGNNGRAERRQYNSLNRLVETTLNYNRTFGGNSNYSLLGGYSFQQLDNDGFSAANNQFVTTVTGFDNLGLGAGTLLNPSNTYANSYRNQSRLISFFGRATVNLTDKYNVTATIRRDGSSKFGANNKWGIFPSVAAGWNISNEPFFPKSTVINFLKLRAGWGQTGNSEGINAYNSIQLYGQRGTYFDGTIGDFLPGYGITQNANPNLKWEVVGQTNVGLDFQMFNSRFSGSIEYYSKLTSDMLYNINVPADGVNYFANSILANIGSMRNNGVELSFGGDIVKKGDFIWNARIVGSYNKNTIVSLSNDQFNIGQVRFNPFGGRGLSDVFASFLVVGRPLGEFNNVPTFTGQYSADGAPLLRPATGDTPVTSVAQADAAAAIAAGNPINQGNPQPFLNASFINSFRYKNFDMNFMLRGVFGNTILNNTRSNYMIPGSLLETNMLRDVTTLPANYGTNVLSTNWLESGTFVRLNNWQIGYTLPVKPNKYFSGARAYIGGNNLFILTAYKGIDPELQAAGSLEVNNDQNGQVLAPATGSVPTGNRPVRQTPSPVGLDDAGAGFYPRTRSFQLGLNLTF from the coding sequence ATGATGGACAAATCCTACTCACAAAACCGTACTGTCGGTTGCGTAGGTCAGGTTGAGGCAACTCAACTTCAGTCATCCAGCCGGAAGACTTTATTTAGCTTCCTGACCATGCTGGTGATGGTGCTGCTTCTGGGAAGCCAGAACGCCTGGGCGCAGGGACGCACCGTGACGGGTACGGTTACTGACCCAACCGGATCAGGGTTGCCGGGTGTAAGTGTGCAGATCAAAGGCACACAGCGCGGTACGAACACGGATGCCGATGGCAAGTATAGCCTTGCCAACGTGCCTGATAATGCAACGCTGGTGCTGAGCTTCATTGGTTACACTACGCAGGAAGTAGCTGTAGGCAACCGTTCGACACTTGATGTGAAGCTGGCCGATGACACAAAAGCACTCGAAGAGGTTGTTGTTGTGGGCTATGGTACGTCGAAAAAGAAAGACCTGACGGGTTCGGTAGCGCAGGTAAGTTCGAAAGACTTTAACCCCGGTATCAACCCAAACCCCCTGCAAGCCATTCAGGGTAAGGTAGCTGGTCTGGTTATCACAACCCCTTCGGGTGATCCTAACTCGCAGCCAACCGTTCGTCTGCGTGGATATACTTCGCTGGGTGGTGGTTCGGAGCCGCTGTATGTGGTTGATGGTATGATCGGCGTACCCATCAGCCAGGTAAACCCGAATGACATCGAAACGATGGACGTACTGAAAGATGCGTCGGCGGCTGCTATCTACGGTTCGCGTGCTGCCAATGGCGTTATCATCGTAACGACCAAGCGCGGTAAAGCGGGACAAACGCAGGTGTCGTTTAACAATTACGTAGGTATCGAAACCATCGCACGTCGGCTCGATCTGCTCGATGGCCCCGGCTACGTGGCGGCTGTAACGCAAATTCAGGGGGCTGCGGCTCTAAACGATGGTCTGCGCTTCCCCAAAGATGCCAACGGTAACTACTACAACACCAACTGGATCGATCAGATTACGCGCACGGCTGTTACCAACAATCATAACCTTGCCGTATCGGGTGGTTCGCAGAACTTCAGCTACCGGGGTTCGCTTGACTATATCAAGCAGGATGGTATTGTGAAAAATACGGGCTTCAACCGGATTATCGGTCGGATGAACCTCGATCAGAAAGCACTCGACAATCGCCTGAATGTGCAGTACAACCTGCAATTCACGCAAACCAACCAGAAGTTTGCTGATAACAACATTGTACGCCGGGCGGCTCAGTTTCTGCCGACCCTGCCCGTAAGCTACCCGACGAGTTCGACCCAGAACATTGGCGGTTATGCTGAGGTGCCTGGTGCGTTTGATTTGTTCAACCCGGTTGCGGGTCTGGAGAAGGCAATTAACAACGGTGTTCGCAACACAGCTATTGTGGGGGCTAACCTGCGTTATGACATTCTCGATGGGCTGGCTTTCGGCGTAAACGCGCAGTTGCAGAACGACCAAACAAACAACAACTACGCAACTGACCCAAGCGTAAAGTTCTATCAGGGGAACAACGGTCGGGCTGAGCGTCGTCAGTACAACTCGCTGAACCGATTGGTTGAGACGACGTTGAATTACAACCGCACGTTTGGTGGTAACAGTAACTACTCGTTGTTAGGCGGTTACTCTTTCCAGCAATTAGACAACGACGGCTTTTCAGCGGCTAACAACCAGTTTGTAACGACCGTTACAGGCTTCGACAACCTCGGTTTGGGTGCTGGTACACTGCTGAATCCCAGCAACACTTATGCAAACTCGTACCGAAATCAGTCGCGTCTGATCTCGTTCTTTGGCCGGGCCACGGTTAACCTGACCGATAAGTACAACGTAACGGCAACGATTCGGCGGGACGGTAGCTCGAAGTTTGGTGCTAACAACAAGTGGGGTATCTTCCCATCGGTAGCGGCAGGCTGGAACATCTCGAACGAACCGTTCTTCCCCAAATCAACCGTTATCAACTTCCTGAAACTGCGGGCAGGCTGGGGCCAAACGGGTAACTCAGAAGGTATCAACGCCTACAATTCGATTCAGTTGTACGGTCAGAGAGGCACTTACTTCGACGGCACCATTGGCGACTTTCTGCCGGGTTATGGTATCACGCAGAACGCTAACCCCAACCTGAAGTGGGAGGTTGTTGGTCAAACCAACGTGGGGCTGGACTTCCAGATGTTTAACAGCCGCTTCTCGGGTTCTATTGAATACTACAGCAAGCTCACCAGCGATATGTTGTATAACATCAACGTACCAGCCGATGGCGTAAACTATTTTGCTAACAGCATTCTGGCAAACATTGGTAGTATGCGTAACAATGGTGTTGAACTGTCGTTTGGTGGTGATATCGTCAAGAAAGGTGATTTCATCTGGAACGCCCGCATTGTAGGTTCGTACAACAAAAACACCATTGTATCGCTGTCTAACGATCAGTTCAACATCGGTCAGGTACGTTTCAACCCCTTCGGTGGTCGCGGTCTGTCAGACGTATTTGCTTCATTCCTGGTTGTAGGCCGTCCGTTGGGTGAGTTCAACAACGTACCAACGTTCACGGGGCAGTATAGTGCAGACGGAGCACCCTTGCTGCGGCCTGCAACGGGCGACACGCCGGTAACGAGCGTTGCCCAGGCTGATGCAGCCGCTGCCATTGCTGCGGGCAACCCTATCAATCAGGGCAATCCACAACCGTTCCTGAATGCGTCGTTCATTAACTCGTTCCGGTATAAGAACTTCGACATGAATTTCATGCTGCGCGGTGTGTTCGGCAACACCATTCTGAACAATACCCGCTCGAACTACATGATTCCGGGTTCGCTTCTGGAAACCAACATGCTACGCGATGTTACGACGCTGCCTGCCAACTACGGGACCAACGTACTCTCGACCAACTGGCTCGAAAGCGGCACGTTTGTTCGGCTGAACAACTGGCAGATTGGCTACACGCTTCCTGTTAAGCCAAATAAATATTTCTCAGGAGCGCGGGCCTACATAGGTGGCAACAACCTGTTTATTCTGACAGCCTATAAAGGCATTGATCCTGAATTGCAGGCTGCCGGTAGCTTAGAAGTGAACAACGACCAGAATGGTCAGGTGTTGGCACCAGCAACAGGTAGCGTCCCAACGGGTAACCGCCCAGTTCGTCAGACTCCATCGCCGGTTGGTCTTGATGACGCTGGTGCCGGTTTCTATCCCCGTACCCGGTCGTTCCAGTTGGGTCTGAATCTGACATTCTAA